The following are from one region of the Mesorhizobium sp. B4-1-4 genome:
- a CDS encoding ornithine cyclodeaminase family protein — translation MNTQIEAETLPYLSSAYLDRLAISTSEIVDEIERQIAGQRRGEVWCAPKAVVLPGDDRYIMATLGVASTPPVLATKSLVVNPRNAGRGLPTINALITLLDAETGLPLALVDGNWVTAKRTAALSAVAARRMAASDASSIAFIGCGVQARGHLEAFADLFPLRQIRAFGRGTANRDALCQMAQSRGLQAVPCDTARAAIEGADMVVTTVPLVPKPAPFLDANWLKPGSFTVMTDQALPWLPETMPRFDRIIVDDLEQERNMAKPMVDAALVAGDLTGLVCGDFAGRQNAGETTAFVFRGLAVGDLAVAGLVYERAGAVGVVGA, via the coding sequence ATGAACACTCAAATAGAAGCCGAGACCCTGCCCTATCTGTCTTCGGCGTATCTCGATCGCCTGGCGATCTCGACGTCCGAAATCGTCGACGAGATCGAACGCCAGATCGCCGGCCAGAGGCGCGGCGAAGTCTGGTGCGCGCCGAAGGCGGTCGTGCTGCCGGGCGATGACCGCTACATCATGGCGACGCTCGGCGTCGCCTCCACGCCGCCCGTGCTGGCCACCAAGTCGCTGGTCGTCAACCCCCGCAATGCCGGGCGCGGCCTCCCCACGATCAACGCGCTGATCACGCTGCTCGACGCCGAGACCGGCCTGCCGCTTGCCCTGGTCGACGGCAATTGGGTGACGGCGAAACGCACGGCCGCCTTGAGCGCCGTCGCCGCCAGGCGCATGGCGGCAAGCGACGCGTCATCCATCGCCTTCATCGGCTGCGGCGTGCAGGCGCGCGGCCACCTCGAAGCCTTTGCCGACCTCTTCCCCTTGCGCCAAATCCGCGCCTTCGGCCGAGGCACCGCCAACCGCGACGCGCTCTGCCAAATGGCGCAATCGCGCGGGCTGCAGGCAGTGCCATGCGACACGGCAAGGGCCGCGATCGAAGGCGCCGACATGGTGGTGACGACGGTGCCCCTGGTGCCCAAACCCGCCCCCTTCCTCGACGCCAACTGGCTGAAGCCGGGCAGCTTCACCGTGATGACCGACCAGGCCCTGCCCTGGCTCCCCGAAACCATGCCCCGCTTCGACCGCATCATCGTCGACGACCTGGAGCAGGAGAGAAATATGGCCAAACCGATGGTCGACGCCGCGCTGGTCGCCGGGGACCTGACGGGGCTGGTGTGCGGGGATTTTGCGGGGAGGCAGAACGCGGGCGAGACGACGGCGTTTGTTTTTCGAGGGTTGGCTGTGGGGGATCTTGCGGTGGCGGGGTTGGTGTATGAGAGGGCGGGGGCGGTTGGGGTGGTTGGGGCGTAA
- a CDS encoding putative bifunctional diguanylate cyclase/phosphodiesterase, translated as MPVGIVLSALILAVQMLSGGGLAAVLWFAAISIINCARLALAAAQPDISGSGPRPVSARLALYGALALVSGIAWSLLAVLAHGYTTPQAPLYLIVLAGLSAGSVTYSASYAPAALNFMTLPLLAAAGCVLAKGGIENDILAFTVLLFLAGMVRSALIGQARFRETSRLKYEAREFAAEMERNSRRDPLTNLLNRYGLEQAIGRLGLSDGPFVAMLIDLDGFKSVNDTYGHNIGDDLLVKVARRIETHAPQGATIARIGGDEFVLLFPACQSAPATDALASTLIAAIAQPDPALNSVRVGASIGIYVSDRPRLTEMLLRADFALYAAKRKGRNEHCLFDAGLDHALERKHHIERDLRGACEAGALCSWFQPLVRLDTNAVVGFEALLRWRHPIHGPISPPEIVTAARETGLLPLLTETVFRNCCAMIEALVKTGRRDVRVAMNLSPRELEAGNVDDMILDLLKARNVPAAMLEIEITEEAPVDRDRVDEKVGRLADAGISIVLDDFGTGFSTLVALKDSRIRKIKIDKHFVRNLAKSVEDQALVKTVIDLGRALGIEVMAEGVETDADRLILRSLDCMVAQGFLFSPALPAPEALAFQAARSSNSLAEALLDPASRRKPQSGSAA; from the coding sequence ATGCCTGTCGGCATTGTGCTGTCGGCCCTGATCCTGGCTGTGCAGATGCTTTCCGGCGGCGGTCTGGCGGCGGTGCTGTGGTTTGCGGCGATCAGCATCATCAATTGCGCGCGCCTGGCGCTTGCCGCCGCCCAGCCGGACATTTCCGGGAGCGGGCCGAGGCCGGTCAGCGCCCGGCTTGCCCTCTACGGCGCATTGGCTCTGGTGTCCGGCATTGCCTGGTCCTTGCTGGCTGTGCTGGCGCACGGCTACACCACGCCCCAGGCGCCGCTCTATCTGATCGTGCTTGCGGGCCTGTCGGCCGGCTCGGTCACCTACTCGGCGTCATACGCACCGGCCGCGCTCAATTTCATGACGCTGCCGCTTTTGGCCGCCGCCGGATGCGTGCTGGCCAAAGGCGGCATCGAGAACGACATCCTGGCGTTCACCGTCCTGCTTTTCCTCGCCGGAATGGTCAGAAGCGCGCTGATCGGACAGGCCCGCTTCCGCGAGACCAGCCGCCTCAAATACGAGGCGAGGGAATTCGCCGCCGAGATGGAGCGCAATTCCAGGCGCGATCCGCTGACGAATTTGCTCAACCGGTATGGGCTCGAACAGGCGATCGGCCGGCTGGGGCTTTCCGATGGTCCGTTCGTGGCCATGCTGATTGACCTCGACGGCTTCAAATCTGTCAACGACACCTATGGCCACAACATCGGCGACGATCTGCTGGTCAAGGTCGCGCGCCGCATTGAGACCCATGCCCCGCAAGGCGCCACGATCGCGCGCATCGGCGGCGACGAATTCGTGCTGCTCTTCCCCGCCTGCCAATCCGCGCCCGCGACCGACGCGCTTGCCTCGACGCTCATCGCGGCGATCGCGCAACCGGATCCGGCGTTGAACTCGGTGCGTGTCGGCGCCTCGATCGGCATCTATGTCTCGGACAGGCCGCGATTGACGGAGATGCTGCTCAGGGCCGATTTCGCCCTCTACGCGGCCAAGCGCAAGGGCCGGAACGAACACTGTCTCTTCGATGCCGGGCTCGACCACGCGCTCGAACGCAAGCACCACATCGAGCGCGACCTGCGCGGCGCCTGCGAGGCCGGCGCGCTCTGCTCATGGTTCCAGCCGCTGGTGCGCCTCGACACCAATGCCGTCGTCGGGTTCGAAGCGCTGCTGCGGTGGCGGCACCCGATCCACGGGCCGATTTCCCCGCCCGAGATCGTCACCGCGGCGCGCGAAACCGGCCTGCTGCCGCTGCTGACGGAAACGGTGTTCCGCAATTGCTGCGCCATGATCGAGGCGCTGGTGAAAACCGGCCGCCGCGATGTCCGCGTCGCCATGAACCTGTCGCCGCGCGAGCTTGAGGCCGGCAATGTCGACGACATGATCCTGGACCTGTTGAAGGCGAGGAACGTGCCGGCGGCGATGCTGGAGATCGAGATCACCGAGGAAGCGCCGGTCGATCGCGACAGGGTCGACGAAAAGGTCGGGCGCCTCGCCGACGCCGGCATATCGATCGTGCTCGACGATTTCGGCACCGGCTTTTCGACCCTGGTCGCGCTGAAGGACAGCCGGATCCGCAAGATCAAGATCGACAAGCATTTCGTGCGCAACCTCGCCAAGTCGGTCGAGGATCAGGCCCTGGTCAAGACGGTCATCGATCTCGGCCGCGCGCTGGGCATAGAGGTCATGGCCGAGGGCGTCGAGACGGACGCCGACCGCCTGATCCTGCGCTCGCTCGACTGCATGGTGGCGCAAGGCTTCCTCTTCTCGCCGGCCCTGCCCGCGCCCGAGGCGCTGGCCTTCCAGGCAGCCCGCTCCAGCAATTCGCTCGCTGAAGCCCTCCTCGATCCAGCCTCCCGCCGCAAGCCCCAAAGCGGCAGCGCGGCCTGA
- a CDS encoding SPFH domain-containing protein has translation MAITRQVITSLQRDGTDALGTRTVAMKIVDESIVSGSLLTVESNHFCILKSRGAVLNVYETGQYQLQTPDKPLVGSVVQGFFGGSSPWVYEVIYINRSKLLVRNEGIATSAEMAEMSYVVDYYIHIDSKQEALDLITHMPFAGAVIDTKEIADYAGPAIEQAINQIIQVTKMENINERISDVREAVKLHLTDFLKVYGIMLNDLKVLIMPRDERMRELISLQAIGLSPIEAVRYYLALRMADKGLVSAPNAAAGVPFNIGGQPTGFYPLGDEVGATR, from the coding sequence ATGGCGATCACCAGGCAGGTAATCACGTCGCTGCAGCGCGATGGCACGGACGCGCTCGGCACCCGGACCGTGGCGATGAAGATCGTCGACGAGAGCATCGTTTCCGGCTCGCTGCTGACCGTCGAAAGCAACCATTTCTGCATCCTGAAATCGCGCGGCGCGGTGCTCAACGTCTACGAGACCGGCCAATATCAGCTCCAGACTCCGGACAAGCCGCTGGTCGGATCGGTCGTCCAGGGTTTCTTCGGCGGATCGTCGCCCTGGGTCTACGAGGTCATCTACATCAACCGTTCCAAGCTTCTGGTGCGCAATGAGGGCATCGCGACCAGCGCCGAGATGGCGGAGATGTCCTATGTCGTCGACTACTACATCCACATCGACAGCAAGCAGGAAGCGCTCGATCTCATCACCCACATGCCTTTCGCGGGCGCGGTGATCGATACGAAGGAAATCGCCGACTATGCCGGACCCGCCATCGAGCAGGCGATCAACCAGATCATCCAGGTCACCAAGATGGAGAACATCAACGAACGGATCAGCGATGTCCGCGAGGCGGTGAAGCTGCACCTCACCGATTTCCTCAAGGTCTACGGCATCATGCTCAACGACCTCAAGGTCCTGATCATGCCGCGCGACGAGCGCATGCGCGAACTGATCTCGCTGCAGGCGATCGGCTTGAGCCCGATCGAGGCGGTGCGCTATTATCTGGCGTTGCGCATGGCGGACAAAGGCCTGGTTTCCGCACCCAACGCCGCCGCCGGCGTGCCCTTCAATATTGGCGGCCAGCCCACGGGCTTCTATCCGCTCGGCGATGAGGTGGGCGCGACAAGATGA